A portion of the Stigmatella aurantiaca DW4/3-1 genome contains these proteins:
- a CDS encoding ceramidase, translated as MAPSEGFWGPPTSTVDWCETNYEHFHHVAELFNSVSSLAMVFGGLLAIALHHRVLERRFMAAFAMLAVVGIGSIGFHATLLFQLQMLDELPMLYLALIMVYILVENRPQRRWGAWFPLALAAYAVLSTYLASGTRGPLQFFLFQISFASLEFFALARVYLIHRRSQDGAARRLFQLGVSAYALAIVLWLSDIQLCPTLNETLPARGIPNPQFHAWWHVLVSGGFYALLMVIAHDRLNTLGRAPQVRWAARVLPFVR; from the coding sequence ATGGCGCCTTCCGAGGGCTTCTGGGGTCCCCCCACTTCGACGGTGGATTGGTGCGAGACGAACTACGAGCACTTCCACCATGTGGCCGAGCTGTTCAACTCCGTCTCCAGCCTGGCCATGGTGTTCGGGGGCCTGCTGGCCATCGCGCTCCACCACCGCGTGCTGGAGCGGCGGTTCATGGCGGCCTTCGCGATGCTGGCGGTGGTCGGCATCGGCAGCATCGGGTTCCACGCGACGCTCCTGTTCCAGCTCCAGATGCTGGATGAGCTGCCGATGCTCTACCTGGCGCTCATCATGGTCTACATCCTGGTGGAGAACCGCCCACAGAGAAGGTGGGGGGCCTGGTTCCCACTGGCGCTGGCGGCCTATGCGGTGCTCTCGACCTATCTGGCGTCGGGCACCCGCGGCCCCCTTCAGTTCTTCCTCTTCCAGATCAGCTTCGCGTCGCTCGAGTTCTTCGCGCTCGCACGCGTCTACCTCATCCATCGCCGCAGCCAGGACGGCGCCGCCCGGCGCCTCTTTCAGCTCGGCGTCAGCGCCTATGCGCTCGCGATCGTGTTGTGGCTGAGCGACATCCAGCTCTGTCCCACGCTCAATGAAACCCTCCCCGCGCGAGGAATCCCCAACCCGCAGTTCCACGCCTGGTGGCACGTGCTGGTCTCTGGCGGGTTCTACGCGCTGCTGATGGTCATTGCCCACGACCGGCTGAACACACTCGGCCGAGCGCCTCAGGTTCGGTGGGCCGCCCGGGTCCTTCCCTTTGTCCGGTGA
- the rph gene encoding ribonuclease PH: MRSFQRGVLDLRPVTLTPGVSRHAEGSAQVEFGHTRVIVTCSVEERVPPHLMGKGTGWVTAEYGMLPRSTHTRSPREAAKGKQSGRTMEIQRLIGRSMRAAVNLSTLGPRTLTLDCDVIQADGGTRTASITGAYVALVMALRSLNSKGTLSRMPSLTPLAAVSVGVVKGEVRVDLDYEEDSAADVDLNLVATGDGRIVEVQGTAEHQLFDRKALDAMLDGGMAAIQQLTAAQAKVLG, from the coding sequence GTGCGGTCCTTCCAACGTGGTGTGCTGGATCTTCGTCCCGTTACCCTCACCCCGGGGGTCTCCCGCCACGCGGAGGGCTCGGCCCAGGTGGAGTTCGGTCATACCCGCGTCATCGTCACCTGCTCCGTGGAGGAGCGCGTTCCGCCTCACCTGATGGGGAAGGGGACCGGCTGGGTCACGGCCGAGTACGGCATGCTCCCGCGCTCCACCCATACCCGCTCGCCCCGCGAGGCGGCCAAGGGCAAGCAGAGCGGCCGGACCATGGAGATCCAGCGCCTCATCGGCCGGTCCATGCGCGCGGCGGTGAACCTGTCCACGCTGGGGCCCCGCACCCTGACGCTCGACTGTGACGTCATCCAGGCGGATGGGGGCACGCGCACCGCCTCCATCACCGGTGCCTACGTCGCCCTGGTCATGGCGCTGCGCAGCCTGAACAGCAAGGGGACCCTGTCGAGGATGCCCAGCCTCACGCCGCTGGCCGCGGTGTCCGTGGGCGTGGTGAAGGGCGAGGTCCGGGTGGACCTGGACTACGAGGAGGACTCCGCCGCGGATGTGGACCTCAACCTCGTGGCCACCGGAGACGGCCGCATCGTGGAGGTGCAGGGCACGGCCGAGCACCAGCTCTTCGACCGCAAGGCGCTGGACGCCATGCTCGATGGCGGGATGGCGGCCATCCAGCAACTCACCGCGGCACAGGCCAAGGTGTTGGGATGA
- a CDS encoding FHA domain-containing protein, protein MSTSSGLAKSFALKFISGKYQGGEFPLKGDKQIVIGRSSELDMVLVEDMVSRKHAKIMIASGAITIEDLGSTNGTFVNGEKVKQARLKEGDRILIGTSILKLIDQGADSPELDAKAAKARLEEAAAAQAARSTKTSSMTGKIEEIPLPDLLQLFHTSKKNGVLVISSQNEGRIYLRQGRVYYAVIGENHNLGPQKSFNRIITWEQGDFELRQPDNQEFMVELDSSTEALLMDALRQLDEFKRIQPQLPEMVTPMRLAQPMTAQLKELTPELLDVLQLVHNHGTLGGVLDHADQDDVMTAESVLQLIKREYIHAEG, encoded by the coding sequence GTGAGCACTTCGAGCGGGTTGGCGAAGTCCTTCGCCCTCAAGTTCATTTCGGGGAAGTACCAGGGCGGTGAGTTCCCCTTGAAGGGGGACAAACAGATCGTCATTGGGCGATCGAGCGAACTGGACATGGTGCTCGTGGAGGACATGGTCTCGCGCAAGCACGCGAAGATCATGATCGCCAGCGGTGCCATCACCATCGAGGATCTCGGCTCGACCAACGGCACCTTCGTCAACGGCGAGAAGGTGAAGCAGGCGCGCCTGAAAGAGGGCGACCGCATCCTCATCGGGACCTCCATCCTCAAGCTCATCGACCAAGGGGCGGATTCCCCCGAGCTGGATGCGAAGGCCGCCAAGGCGCGGCTGGAGGAGGCCGCGGCCGCCCAGGCGGCGCGCTCCACGAAGACCTCCTCCATGACGGGGAAGATCGAGGAGATTCCCCTGCCGGACCTGCTGCAGCTGTTCCACACGTCCAAGAAGAACGGCGTGCTGGTCATCAGCAGCCAGAACGAGGGGAGGATCTACCTGCGCCAGGGCCGCGTGTACTACGCGGTCATCGGCGAGAACCACAACCTGGGTCCCCAGAAGAGCTTCAACCGCATCATCACCTGGGAGCAGGGCGACTTCGAGCTGCGCCAGCCGGACAACCAGGAGTTCATGGTGGAGCTGGACTCGTCCACCGAGGCGCTGCTGATGGACGCGCTTCGTCAGCTCGACGAGTTCAAGCGCATCCAGCCGCAGCTGCCAGAGATGGTGACACCCATGCGCCTGGCGCAGCCCATGACGGCCCAGCTCAAGGAGCTGACCCCGGAGCTGCTCGATGTGCTCCAACTGGTGCACAACCACGGGACGCTGGGCGGCGTGCTGGACCACGCGGACCAGGACGACGTGATGACGGCCGAGTCGGTGCTTCAGCTGATCAAACGCGAATACATCCACGCGGAGGGCTGA
- the bet gene encoding phage recombination protein Bet, which yields MDGHNKAETTAAQQAWGRERVELIKRTICPKGIGDDEFSLFIEQCKRSGLDPLLKEAFCVGRRQNAGSRERPTWVTRYEFQPSEAGMLARAERFPDFKGIQASAVYAEDEIIVDQGKGEVVHRFNPAKRKGALVGAWARVVREGKLPVVVWLDFSGYVQQTPLWAKIPTTMIEKCARVAALRKAYPEAFGGLYVREEMPAEEYEPSSAAEEPAPTTGTGTYEVLGARPGPVKASFPPLPAAQLSMEVQPPVAAPVAEPPPAAETAPRPRSSATVVAFGPYKGKTASELSDDELSETIDLAHEKLMEQPKAKWAKAMRENLVALDAETELRCRVPASGKKEASAEA from the coding sequence ATGGACGGACACAACAAGGCAGAAACCACGGCGGCCCAGCAGGCATGGGGCCGTGAGCGGGTCGAACTCATCAAGCGGACGATCTGCCCCAAGGGTATCGGGGACGATGAGTTCTCCCTCTTCATCGAGCAGTGCAAGCGATCAGGGTTGGATCCCCTCTTGAAGGAAGCCTTCTGCGTGGGCCGGCGGCAGAACGCCGGCAGCCGGGAGCGGCCGACCTGGGTGACCCGGTACGAGTTCCAGCCCTCCGAAGCGGGGATGCTGGCACGGGCCGAGCGCTTCCCAGACTTCAAGGGCATCCAGGCCAGCGCCGTGTATGCCGAGGACGAGATCATCGTCGATCAGGGCAAGGGCGAGGTGGTGCACCGCTTCAACCCGGCCAAGCGCAAGGGCGCGCTGGTGGGCGCGTGGGCCCGGGTGGTGCGAGAGGGCAAGCTGCCCGTGGTGGTCTGGCTGGACTTCTCGGGCTACGTCCAGCAAACGCCGCTGTGGGCCAAGATTCCCACGACGATGATCGAGAAGTGCGCCCGCGTCGCGGCCCTGCGCAAGGCGTACCCCGAAGCCTTCGGGGGCCTGTACGTGCGCGAGGAGATGCCCGCCGAGGAGTACGAGCCGTCCTCGGCGGCGGAAGAGCCCGCGCCCACCACGGGCACGGGCACCTACGAGGTGCTGGGCGCCCGGCCTGGACCGGTGAAGGCCTCCTTCCCGCCCCTGCCGGCCGCGCAACTGTCGATGGAGGTCCAGCCCCCCGTGGCGGCGCCAGTGGCCGAGCCACCGCCCGCCGCGGAAACCGCGCCCCGCCCCCGCAGCTCGGCCACCGTGGTCGCCTTCGGCCCCTACAAGGGCAAGACGGCCTCGGAGCTCAGCGATGACGAGCTGAGCGAGACCATCGACCTGGCCCACGAGAAGCTGATGGAGCAGCCCAAGGCGAAGTGGGCCAAGGCGATGCGCGAGAACCTCGTGGCGCTGGATGCGGAGACCGAGCTGCGCTGCCGCGTGCCTGCCTCGGGAAAGAAGGAAGCCTCGGCCGAGGCCTGA
- a CDS encoding PAS domain-containing sensor histidine kinase codes for MKAEELFSGDGEMAVRMREKDWASTSLGPVDSWPHSLKTIVRLLLHSRHPMFLWWGPQLIQFYNDAYVPSFGKGKHPTALGSSGHETWPEVWPIIGPQIDDVMRHGKASWNVDQLVPIFRNGSIEDVYWTYGYSPVFDESGKISGTLAVCTETTAHVQSERALRQSEDHLRRVMEASGAGTWEVDAASGQMQADARMAALFGLSEQSGFSLQQAMERVHPDDRERLRGVIASAVAGEMQGRFRVEYRVEGSAGVGFRWIEVRGQVTFDAAGKAHRFVGTALDISERKWAEEQLAESERLRGRAERERAEVERLVLMGQMAAGVAHEVNNPLAFVKANLSFLAREVDSEMPSLDRTELQSLLQETLQGVLRIQQIVTDLKAFSRAEKLGEEEQGALEDALREAGRLVSLRLGAGCQVELELDPVLPAVRLSQRHMVQVMVNLLLNAADAVDQVRPLRPPRISVRALRVEEGVHLLVEDNGPGIPPEVLPRLFQPFFTTKPPGKGTGLGLALCWQYIARAGGTLHAENRAEGGARFVLKLPLAGAPGTSPG; via the coding sequence ATGAAGGCGGAGGAGTTGTTCAGCGGCGACGGGGAGATGGCCGTCCGGATGCGCGAGAAGGACTGGGCGTCCACCTCCCTCGGCCCCGTGGACAGCTGGCCCCACTCGCTGAAGACCATCGTCCGGCTCCTGCTTCACTCGCGCCACCCGATGTTTCTCTGGTGGGGGCCGCAGCTGATCCAGTTCTACAACGATGCCTATGTGCCCAGCTTCGGCAAGGGAAAGCACCCCACGGCCTTGGGGTCGTCTGGCCATGAGACTTGGCCGGAGGTCTGGCCCATCATCGGGCCGCAGATCGATGATGTGATGCGCCACGGGAAGGCCAGCTGGAATGTGGATCAGCTCGTCCCCATTTTTCGCAACGGCAGCATCGAGGACGTCTACTGGACCTACGGCTACTCTCCGGTCTTCGACGAGTCCGGGAAGATCAGCGGCACGTTGGCGGTCTGCACCGAGACCACCGCGCACGTCCAAAGTGAGAGGGCCCTGCGGCAGAGCGAGGACCACCTCCGCCGGGTCATGGAGGCCTCCGGCGCGGGCACCTGGGAGGTGGACGCCGCCTCTGGGCAAATGCAGGCGGATGCGCGGATGGCCGCGCTCTTCGGGCTCTCAGAACAGTCTGGGTTTAGCCTCCAACAGGCCATGGAGCGTGTTCATCCGGATGACCGTGAACGGTTGCGCGGTGTCATCGCCTCCGCGGTCGCGGGTGAGATGCAAGGCCGTTTCAGGGTGGAGTACCGGGTGGAGGGCTCTGCCGGAGTCGGCTTCCGTTGGATCGAAGTGCGCGGGCAAGTCACCTTTGACGCAGCAGGGAAGGCCCACCGGTTCGTCGGAACAGCCCTCGACATCAGTGAACGGAAGTGGGCGGAGGAGCAACTGGCGGAGAGCGAACGTCTCCGGGGCCGCGCCGAGCGGGAGCGCGCCGAGGTGGAGCGGCTGGTGCTGATGGGTCAGATGGCCGCGGGGGTCGCGCACGAGGTGAACAACCCTCTGGCCTTCGTGAAAGCCAACCTGAGCTTCCTGGCGCGCGAGGTGGACAGCGAAATGCCTTCACTGGACCGGACGGAACTCCAGAGCCTGCTTCAGGAAACCCTGCAGGGGGTCCTGCGCATTCAACAGATCGTCACGGACCTCAAGGCCTTCTCGCGCGCGGAGAAACTGGGCGAAGAAGAGCAGGGCGCGTTGGAGGATGCCCTGCGCGAGGCGGGCCGTCTGGTCTCGCTGCGCCTGGGGGCGGGCTGTCAGGTGGAGTTGGAACTCGACCCGGTGCTGCCCGCGGTGCGGCTGAGCCAGCGGCACATGGTGCAGGTGATGGTGAACCTGCTGCTCAACGCGGCGGACGCGGTGGATCAGGTGCGTCCCCTGCGTCCCCCCCGGATCTCGGTGCGTGCGCTGCGGGTGGAAGAGGGCGTGCACCTGCTCGTGGAGGACAACGGGCCGGGCATCCCCCCGGAGGTGTTGCCCCGGCTGTTCCAGCCCTTCTTCACCACCAAGCCTCCTGGCAAGGGCACGGGGCTGGGGCTCGCCTTGTGCTGGCAGTACATCGCGCGGGCCGGCGGCACGCTGCACGCGGAGAACCGCGCCGAGGGCGGTGCCCGCTTTGTCCTCAAGTTGCCCCTGGCCGGGGCGCCCGGCACGTCGCCAGGCTAG
- a CDS encoding N-acetylmuramoyl-L-alanine amidase family protein translates to MWLRTLVSLGLLGLAPAASASGRAPRIVIDPGHGGSKTGALGAGEQLEKGLVLQIALQLRDRLEEETGAQVFLTREKDALVQLPDRVTFANGKRPDLFMSIHANSMPTRKLRERVEGIETYFLSAAASGAGARATADRENADAPRAQSVQNDSTLNFILNDLVRMDAHAGSSRLAYAIHQRLIASTGASDRGVLQAPFFVLTGVEAPAVLIEVGYISHPQEGARLARAEYQEKLVSAIASGVKDFLKDLSKRDAPSGADSETPQVASPTSP, encoded by the coding sequence ATGTGGCTGCGCACCCTCGTCTCCCTCGGGCTGTTGGGACTGGCGCCGGCCGCCAGTGCCTCCGGGCGCGCTCCGCGCATCGTCATTGATCCAGGGCATGGCGGCTCCAAGACCGGGGCCTTGGGGGCCGGAGAGCAGCTGGAAAAGGGGCTGGTGCTTCAGATTGCCCTGCAACTGCGCGACCGGCTCGAGGAGGAGACGGGGGCCCAGGTGTTCCTCACCCGGGAGAAGGATGCGCTGGTCCAGTTGCCAGACCGGGTGACGTTCGCGAACGGCAAGCGGCCGGACCTCTTCATGTCCATCCACGCCAACTCCATGCCCACGCGCAAGCTGCGCGAGCGGGTGGAGGGCATCGAGACCTACTTCCTCTCCGCCGCCGCGTCGGGAGCGGGGGCCCGGGCCACCGCGGACCGGGAAAACGCGGACGCGCCGCGCGCCCAATCCGTCCAGAACGACTCCACGCTGAACTTCATCCTCAACGACCTGGTCCGCATGGATGCCCACGCGGGCTCGTCCCGCTTGGCGTACGCCATCCACCAGCGCCTCATTGCCAGCACGGGGGCCTCGGACCGAGGGGTGCTCCAGGCGCCCTTCTTCGTTCTCACGGGCGTGGAGGCCCCCGCGGTCCTCATCGAGGTGGGTTACATCTCCCACCCGCAGGAGGGGGCCCGGCTGGCCCGCGCCGAGTACCAGGAGAAGCTCGTGAGCGCCATCGCCTCGGGGGTGAAGGACTTCCTCAAGGACCTGAGCAAGCGCGATGCCCCCTCGGGTGCGGACTCCGAGACACCCCAAGTGGCCTCACCGACATCTCCTTGA
- a CDS encoding cytochrome c produces MKREKSYKQVLLVLTRFSRLELFLDFACRSAQNGYSLCGFNPSVLGTRPDKGTNGRAIDWRGTVSATIESKAATSGTAWRLGASGLALLVTLLLPLGSGCGGAEGSTDEQVLETAEQPVQEEFAGFGGGSSNTPKIGIALEVEDGEGMPLRVRAGQTVYINQIDIRSTLDATKDEGVDGLRRTGDFACLGWNGVKLADESFDLLAGEDGFKRRRFYRDAAWMDVPSAFTVEPVDAQGRLTGLPILLFTGSNDRKDSDDFFVRRFRAIQWTYGCRTSTDCTGSNSFLEEGLLELRNARTPAKNKTITLNSQTKALRLRWTLRPFSPYTIPVEQVSQPKYSYGFGIDVTPVTPPRKDGTYAPGTKLTFRLTLKDGAGKRLHSQGSLPTYNEIVFGTNEPGIQYYRAFFDPTATYYRRKHRERMLISQIIGPAQRIQPIRSIVDMETFLGPADEQLVATLERDGVYSQFRTFPPANKLFGGAFDPNHAGWAAPVSDSWNFQLPANAEPGTYLVTTKGRRVYLGEDIPYTNTVEIQVGTKQHTDATLTTGPCNSCHSEGGELTSVLHANGNRATCAGCHAPLGFELEGPVFVRVHFIHSRSDRFDNSLAQCSKCHLTKESVQRTSKAACLSCHKSYPDNHVKKFGPIQNMYVGGGRESFQQCTGSCHTTHPESGL; encoded by the coding sequence ATGAAACGAGAGAAATCATATAAACAAGTATTACTTGTTTTAACGAGATTCAGCAGGCTGGAATTATTTCTCGATTTCGCGTGCCGTTCCGCTCAAAACGGATATTCTCTCTGTGGCTTCAACCCGTCTGTCCTGGGGACCCGCCCGGACAAGGGAACTAACGGAAGAGCCATCGACTGGAGGGGCACCGTGAGCGCGACAATCGAATCGAAGGCTGCGACGAGTGGCACTGCCTGGAGGCTCGGTGCTTCGGGTCTCGCCCTCTTGGTCACGCTCCTTCTGCCCCTGGGAAGCGGCTGCGGTGGGGCCGAAGGGTCCACGGACGAGCAGGTCCTGGAGACCGCCGAGCAGCCGGTGCAGGAAGAGTTCGCCGGATTTGGGGGCGGTTCCTCCAACACCCCGAAGATTGGCATCGCGCTGGAGGTCGAGGACGGCGAGGGCATGCCGCTGCGCGTCCGCGCGGGCCAAACCGTCTACATCAACCAGATCGACATCCGCTCCACCCTCGATGCCACGAAGGACGAGGGCGTCGATGGGCTGCGCAGGACGGGGGACTTTGCCTGTTTGGGCTGGAACGGCGTGAAGCTGGCCGACGAGTCGTTTGATCTCTTGGCGGGAGAGGATGGCTTCAAGCGCCGCCGCTTCTACCGGGATGCCGCGTGGATGGACGTGCCCAGCGCCTTCACCGTGGAGCCGGTCGATGCCCAGGGCCGCCTGACGGGACTGCCCATCCTCCTGTTCACGGGCTCCAATGACCGCAAGGACAGCGATGACTTCTTCGTGCGCCGCTTCCGCGCCATCCAGTGGACGTATGGCTGCCGCACCTCCACGGACTGCACCGGCTCCAACAGCTTCCTGGAGGAAGGCCTGCTGGAGCTGCGCAACGCCCGGACGCCCGCCAAGAACAAGACGATCACCCTCAACTCCCAGACCAAGGCCCTGCGCCTGCGCTGGACGCTGCGTCCCTTCTCGCCTTACACCATCCCCGTGGAGCAGGTGTCCCAGCCGAAGTACAGCTACGGCTTCGGCATCGACGTCACCCCGGTGACGCCGCCCCGCAAGGATGGCACCTACGCGCCGGGCACGAAGCTGACCTTCCGGCTGACCCTGAAGGATGGCGCCGGCAAGCGGCTCCACTCCCAGGGCTCGCTGCCCACCTACAACGAGATCGTCTTCGGCACGAACGAGCCGGGCATCCAGTACTACCGTGCGTTCTTCGATCCGACCGCGACGTACTACCGCCGCAAGCACCGCGAGCGCATGCTGATCTCCCAGATCATCGGGCCGGCCCAGCGCATCCAGCCCATCCGCTCCATCGTCGACATGGAGACGTTCCTCGGCCCAGCTGACGAGCAGTTGGTCGCGACGCTCGAGCGGGACGGCGTCTACTCCCAGTTCCGGACGTTCCCTCCGGCCAACAAGCTGTTCGGCGGCGCGTTCGATCCGAACCACGCCGGCTGGGCGGCCCCGGTGAGCGACTCGTGGAACTTCCAGCTGCCCGCCAACGCCGAGCCCGGCACCTACCTGGTGACGACCAAGGGCCGCCGCGTGTACCTGGGCGAGGACATCCCCTACACCAACACCGTGGAAATCCAGGTGGGCACCAAGCAGCACACCGATGCGACGCTGACGACCGGCCCCTGCAACAGCTGCCACAGCGAGGGCGGCGAGCTGACCTCGGTGCTCCACGCCAATGGCAACCGCGCCACGTGCGCCGGGTGCCACGCGCCCCTGGGCTTCGAGCTCGAAGGGCCCGTCTTCGTCCGCGTGCACTTTATCCACAGCCGCTCGGACCGCTTCGACAACTCCCTGGCCCAGTGCAGCAAGTGCCACCTGACCAAGGAGAGCGTCCAGCGCACCAGCAAGGCCGCCTGCCTCTCGTGCCACAAGAGCTACCCCGACAACCACGTGAAGAAGTTCGGGCCCATCCAGAACATGTACGTGGGCGGGGGCCGCGAGTCCTTCCAGCAGTGCACGGGCAGCTGCCACACCACCCACCCCGAGAGTGGCCTGTAG
- the selD gene encoding selenide, water dikinase SelD, which produces MPDTPRKPLRLTQLSHCAGCAAKLKVGDLTKVLRRLKTAPVPQALVGFSTHDDAAVYRLSPELAVVETADFFPPVVDDPFQFGAIAAANALSDIYAMGARPLFALNLVGFPKELPLSILSKILAGGQSKAEEAGIPILGGHSVQDPEPKYGMAVTGVVHPKKVLTNAGAKPGDVLLLTKPLGIGIATTAIKRGMASKALTKRVVGIMSTLNRAAGETFASGKFQVNALTDVTGFGLLGHLLEMMTGAKTRAVLALERIPLIQDVPALAIQGVVPGGTKTNLEHVRKRVRFPKGLPEDIQWVLADAQTNGGLLASVPAREALKALKALEKAGVDAALIGEVTEGRPGIDVVG; this is translated from the coding sequence ATGCCGGACACGCCGCGCAAGCCCTTGCGCCTGACGCAGCTGAGTCACTGCGCGGGGTGCGCGGCCAAGTTGAAGGTGGGGGACCTGACGAAGGTCCTGCGCCGCCTGAAGACGGCGCCTGTCCCCCAGGCCCTGGTGGGTTTCTCCACCCACGATGACGCGGCCGTGTACCGGCTGTCGCCCGAACTGGCGGTGGTGGAGACGGCCGACTTCTTCCCCCCGGTGGTGGACGATCCGTTCCAGTTCGGCGCCATCGCCGCCGCCAATGCGCTCTCGGACATCTATGCGATGGGCGCCCGGCCGCTGTTCGCACTCAACCTGGTGGGCTTTCCCAAGGAACTGCCGCTCTCCATCTTGTCGAAGATCCTGGCCGGCGGTCAGTCGAAGGCGGAAGAGGCGGGCATCCCCATCCTCGGGGGCCACAGCGTGCAGGACCCGGAGCCCAAGTACGGCATGGCCGTCACCGGCGTGGTGCACCCGAAGAAGGTGCTCACCAACGCGGGGGCGAAGCCGGGAGACGTGCTGCTGCTCACCAAGCCGCTGGGCATTGGGATTGCCACCACCGCCATCAAGCGGGGCATGGCCTCCAAGGCGCTGACGAAGCGGGTGGTGGGCATCATGTCCACGCTCAACCGCGCCGCGGGGGAGACGTTCGCCTCGGGGAAGTTCCAGGTGAACGCGCTCACGGACGTGACGGGCTTCGGGCTGCTCGGACACCTGCTGGAGATGATGACGGGCGCGAAGACCCGCGCGGTGCTGGCGCTGGAGCGCATTCCCCTCATCCAGGATGTGCCCGCGCTGGCGATCCAGGGCGTCGTCCCGGGGGGCACCAAGACCAACCTCGAACACGTGAGGAAGCGCGTGCGCTTTCCCAAGGGGCTCCCCGAAGACATCCAGTGGGTGCTGGCGGATGCGCAGACCAATGGCGGGCTGCTGGCGTCCGTGCCTGCCCGGGAGGCGCTCAAGGCGCTCAAGGCCCTGGAGAAGGCCGGGGTGGACGCGGCCCTCATCGGCGAAGTGACCGAGGGCCGTCCGGGGATCGACGTGGTGGGATGA
- the rdgB gene encoding RdgB/HAM1 family non-canonical purine NTP pyrophosphatase codes for MKPRLLFATTNPGKLKELRELMGEVLEVVSLKDLPPIAEPVEDGATFEEIAAKKAREYAAATGLAALADDSGLCVDALGGRPGVLSARYAEGDDRARYEKLLRELAGLPEPQRTASFQCALCLAKPGGEVHIEVGRCEGRILTAPRGSHGFGYDPVFFLPTLGKAMAELTSEEKARISHRGEAFRKMRPWLAAVQADGQHPR; via the coding sequence ATGAAGCCACGCCTGCTCTTCGCGACCACCAACCCGGGCAAGCTGAAGGAGCTGCGGGAACTCATGGGCGAAGTGCTGGAGGTGGTGTCCTTGAAGGATCTGCCTCCCATTGCCGAGCCCGTGGAGGACGGGGCCACCTTCGAGGAGATCGCGGCCAAGAAGGCCCGGGAGTACGCGGCGGCCACGGGTCTGGCCGCCCTGGCGGACGACTCGGGGCTGTGCGTGGACGCGCTGGGAGGCCGCCCAGGGGTGTTGTCGGCGCGCTATGCGGAAGGGGACGACCGGGCCCGCTACGAGAAGCTGCTTCGGGAACTCGCCGGTCTTCCCGAGCCACAGCGGACCGCGTCCTTCCAGTGCGCCCTCTGTCTGGCGAAGCCAGGGGGAGAGGTTCACATCGAGGTGGGCCGCTGCGAGGGGCGCATCCTGACGGCCCCCCGGGGCAGCCACGGCTTTGGGTACGATCCCGTCTTCTTCCTGCCCACGCTGGGCAAGGCGATGGCGGAGCTCACCTCGGAGGAGAAGGCGCGGATTTCTCACCGGGGCGAGGCCTTCCGGAAGATGCGCCCCTGGCTTGCGGCCGTTCAGGCGGACGGCCAACACCCCCGGTAA